A section of the Acidobacterium capsulatum ATCC 51196 genome encodes:
- a CDS encoding peroxiredoxin-like family protein, with translation MSYMQEAEAFKAKAQERLGDQFKILTDDMSRVRSSGVLDQARKVNDGAPDFSLPDAYGHEVSLTTLLKAGPVVMSFYRGEWCPFCNLELRSLQQALPQIKKLGAGLIAVSPEKPDGGLLVTEKNHLTFPVLSDFRNEVARQFGIVFRVGDEVQNLSRTVFQNDLALRNGEDSYELPVPATFIIDRSGIIRFAHVEVDYMTGRVEPESVVSALEAIVRSEVR, from the coding sequence ATGTCCTACATGCAGGAAGCAGAAGCTTTTAAGGCCAAGGCCCAGGAGCGCCTCGGAGATCAGTTCAAGATTCTTACCGATGACATGAGTCGAGTCCGGTCGTCCGGTGTCCTGGACCAGGCACGGAAGGTCAACGATGGCGCTCCTGATTTCTCACTGCCGGATGCCTACGGCCATGAAGTTTCGCTCACGACATTGCTCAAGGCAGGCCCGGTTGTTATGAGCTTCTACCGCGGCGAGTGGTGTCCGTTCTGCAATCTTGAGTTGCGCTCGCTGCAGCAGGCGCTTCCTCAGATCAAAAAACTCGGAGCCGGTCTCATTGCAGTCTCTCCTGAGAAGCCTGATGGTGGGCTCCTGGTGACAGAGAAGAATCATCTGACCTTTCCTGTTTTGAGCGATTTCAGAAATGAGGTTGCGCGGCAATTCGGGATCGTGTTCCGTGTTGGCGACGAGGTCCAGAACCTCTCGAGGACTGTGTTCCAGAATGATCTTGCTCTTCGCAACGGCGAGGATAGTTATGAACTTCCCGTGCCTGCGACGTTCATCATCGATAGGAGTGGGATCATTCGCTTCGCCCATGTCGAGGTGGACTATATGACGGGACGGGTGGAGCCGGAAAGCGTCGTGTCAGCTTTGGAGGCAATCGTGCGATCAGAGGTACGTTAG
- a CDS encoding TonB-dependent receptor: MASCFRRIAFGLLLLLAICQTLPAFAQFETATVLGYVRDSTGAPIVGSKVELINVSTGTSTTVTTNGRGQYQFTDVHVGSYKIDANARGFQETATEAFHVTVNARQRVDVSLQPGSATQTVVVSGAATALQTDSSDTGTIIPKTAVRNLPLNGRSYADLATLVPGVRRNNLEDQSVTSRDASFNVNGQRSEFNNFLLDGLDNNAYGTSNQGFSNEAIQPSPDAISEFSVATNNYSAEYGRASGAVINVSLNSGTNQLHGRIWEYYRNTILNADGPFLPPVNVLTGKRQVPVLNRNQFGGAIGGPIVKDKLFFFADYEGNRQVQGQYTAATVPTALQRQGVFVDSKGKPVPLRNPVTGAVYANGVVPQSDWTPLAKLVINALPAPNVANSFSDNYVSLPKASTVDNKGDVRIDYFRGPRTSLFGTFSQHHDDIIDATSIPGMAGGGGNGTIHIYNKQVAAGLTHAFNQNQVLDARIGFTWTQGGKSPYLAGQESLNEQAGIPGLPTDKAIIRALSSENVKDYTSWGAQGSNPQFQNPFVIDPKVNYTFLHGPNSFKFGWEMLSINTEVDDFNPVYGSESFSGGFSQHGGGTSDIGDAEAAYLTDFLTGARDTYQLNNYRIVNYHQFMNFFYAQDDLHLTPKLTVNAGLRYELATPQYVSGNHLANFDPTTNTLIQASSGSLYKRALVNMPTNDFAPRIGFAWQIDPKTVIRSAYGISYDQFNREGGENLLAYNGPYIVNSSITQVAPYAPASAGTPQPLCTGQNFSNCFRTVAQGYPTNFASAQNFSTLLAQTRYIPKNIPTGYVQSWHLDVQRQLNKNTVFTISYVGSHGVHIWVLADYNQAVPNQPGQALSLQARRPISAFTGIEESVPYGFLRYNALQTRLEHHFSKGLYLLNSFTWSRAIDNASGHLDTPNGDNSRVNLANLKGEIGQSAYNQPLNETLSLVWDLPFGRGQMFGGNLPRAADLVLGNWELTAINTDTSGQPVNLHYDESAAYDISDLLTYRPNVSGNPVNPSSKRVKTSTALDGFLNPDAVSIPTDVSQPYGNAGRNSVRGMPFNELDLGLHKSFHLWSRRSLLDIRGEAFNTLNHVNYEAPNSDRSSGSFGNITSAYPPRQLQVAAKLIF; this comes from the coding sequence TTGGCAAGTTGCTTCCGGAGGATTGCATTTGGTCTGCTGCTGCTGCTCGCCATTTGCCAGACGCTACCCGCCTTCGCACAGTTTGAAACCGCAACGGTGCTCGGCTATGTCCGCGACAGCACCGGAGCACCTATCGTCGGCAGCAAGGTAGAGCTCATCAACGTCTCCACAGGTACGTCGACGACCGTAACGACAAACGGCCGCGGTCAATACCAGTTCACCGACGTCCATGTGGGCTCATACAAGATCGACGCCAACGCCAGGGGATTCCAGGAAACGGCAACTGAGGCGTTCCATGTCACGGTCAATGCGCGCCAGCGCGTGGACGTTTCCCTGCAGCCGGGCAGCGCTACCCAGACCGTGGTGGTATCTGGCGCCGCCACTGCTCTGCAGACCGACAGCAGCGATACGGGAACGATCATCCCTAAAACTGCCGTGCGGAACCTGCCGCTCAATGGCCGCTCCTACGCCGACCTTGCCACTCTGGTTCCGGGCGTGCGCCGCAACAACCTGGAAGATCAGAGCGTGACCAGCCGCGATGCGTCTTTCAACGTGAACGGCCAGCGCTCGGAGTTCAACAACTTTCTGCTCGACGGTCTGGATAACAACGCCTACGGGACTTCGAACCAGGGCTTTTCCAACGAGGCCATTCAGCCTTCGCCGGACGCGATCAGCGAATTCAGCGTGGCGACCAACAATTACAGCGCCGAATACGGGCGCGCTTCCGGTGCGGTCATCAATGTGTCGCTCAACAGCGGCACCAACCAGCTTCACGGCAGAATCTGGGAATACTACCGCAACACCATTCTGAACGCCGACGGTCCCTTTCTGCCGCCGGTGAACGTTCTGACAGGCAAGCGCCAGGTTCCGGTGTTGAACCGCAATCAGTTTGGCGGAGCCATCGGCGGCCCGATCGTCAAAGACAAGCTCTTCTTTTTCGCCGACTACGAGGGCAACCGTCAGGTGCAGGGCCAGTACACGGCAGCCACGGTTCCCACGGCACTGCAGCGTCAGGGCGTTTTTGTCGACTCCAAGGGCAAGCCTGTTCCGCTGCGCAATCCCGTGACGGGCGCGGTGTACGCCAACGGCGTTGTGCCCCAGAGTGACTGGACTCCGCTGGCAAAGCTGGTCATCAATGCCCTGCCTGCTCCCAATGTGGCCAACAGCTTCTCTGATAACTACGTATCGCTGCCCAAGGCGAGCACGGTAGACAACAAGGGCGATGTGCGCATTGACTATTTCCGCGGCCCGCGCACCTCGCTTTTTGGCACGTTCAGCCAGCACCACGACGACATCATCGACGCCACCTCAATCCCAGGTATGGCAGGCGGTGGTGGCAACGGCACCATTCACATCTATAACAAGCAGGTAGCAGCCGGTCTCACCCACGCTTTCAACCAGAACCAGGTGCTCGATGCTCGTATCGGCTTCACCTGGACGCAGGGCGGCAAGAGCCCCTACCTGGCCGGCCAGGAAAGCCTGAATGAACAGGCCGGCATTCCGGGTCTGCCCACCGACAAGGCAATCATCCGGGCGCTCAGCTCAGAAAATGTCAAAGACTACACCTCGTGGGGCGCTCAGGGATCGAATCCTCAGTTTCAGAATCCCTTTGTCATAGATCCTAAAGTGAACTATACCTTCCTGCATGGTCCCAACAGCTTCAAGTTCGGATGGGAGATGCTCTCGATCAACACCGAAGTCGACGACTTCAACCCCGTGTACGGTTCCGAGTCATTCAGCGGTGGCTTCAGCCAGCATGGCGGCGGTACCTCTGACATCGGCGATGCCGAAGCGGCATATCTTACGGACTTTCTCACCGGCGCTCGGGATACCTATCAGCTCAACAACTATCGCATCGTGAACTATCACCAGTTCATGAACTTCTTCTATGCGCAGGACGACCTGCACCTCACACCGAAGCTTACGGTGAACGCCGGACTTCGCTATGAGCTCGCGACGCCCCAATACGTCAGCGGAAATCACCTTGCAAACTTCGATCCCACGACTAACACACTGATCCAGGCCAGCTCGGGTTCACTCTACAAACGTGCGCTCGTAAACATGCCGACGAACGATTTTGCTCCGCGCATCGGCTTTGCGTGGCAGATCGATCCAAAGACGGTCATTCGCTCTGCCTATGGCATCAGCTATGACCAGTTCAATCGTGAAGGCGGAGAAAACCTGCTGGCCTACAACGGTCCGTACATCGTCAATTCCTCGATTACCCAGGTGGCGCCCTACGCGCCGGCCAGCGCAGGCACTCCTCAGCCTCTCTGCACCGGTCAGAACTTCAGCAACTGCTTCCGCACCGTCGCCCAGGGCTACCCGACCAACTTCGCCAGCGCGCAGAACTTCAGCACGCTTCTCGCGCAGACCCGCTACATCCCCAAGAACATTCCTACGGGTTACGTGCAGTCCTGGCATCTGGATGTTCAGCGTCAGCTCAACAAGAACACCGTCTTCACCATCTCCTACGTGGGCTCGCATGGCGTGCATATCTGGGTTCTGGCCGACTATAACCAGGCGGTGCCCAACCAGCCCGGACAAGCTCTCAGCCTTCAGGCTCGCCGTCCGATCTCGGCTTTCACCGGCATCGAAGAGTCGGTTCCTTACGGCTTCCTGCGCTACAACGCGCTGCAGACCCGCCTGGAACACCACTTCTCCAAGGGGCTGTATCTGCTCAACTCCTTCACCTGGTCGCGTGCCATCGACAATGCTTCCGGCCATCTCGATACACCGAACGGGGACAATTCACGCGTCAACCTGGCAAATCTGAAAGGCGAAATCGGCCAATCGGCTTATAACCAGCCGCTGAATGAAACGCTGTCCCTGGTCTGGGATCTTCCCTTCGGCCGCGGCCAGATGTTTGGCGGCAATTTGCCGCGCGCCGCCGACCTGGTGCTCGGCAATTGGGAGCTGACTGCCATCAATACCGACACGAGCGGGCAGCCCGTCAACCTGCACTATGACGAATCCGCAGCCTATGACATCAGCGATCTGCTCACGTATCGCCCAAATGTCAGCGGCAACCCCGTCAATCCATCTTCAAAGCGCGTGAAAACCAGCACGGCACTGGACGGCTTCCTCAACCCCGATGCCGTTTCGATTCCAACCGATGTGAGCCAACCCTACGGCAACGCCGGCCGCAACTCGGTGCGCGGCATGCCGTTCAACGAACTCGATCTCGGCCTGCACAAGAGCTTCCATCTCTGGAGCAGGCGCTCTCTGCTCGACATTCGCGGAGAAGCGTTCAACACGCTGAACCACGTGAACTATGAAGCTCCCAACTCGGACCGCTCCAGCGGCTCCTTCGGCAACATCACTTCGGCTTATCCTCCGCGCCAGTTGCAGGTTGCGGCCAAGCTGATCTTCTAA
- a CDS encoding TetR/AcrR family transcriptional regulator: protein MEKSDSRERILAVADGLFYSEGVRATGTEKIMSIAEVAKATFYRHFESKDALVLAYLEKRDQDFWDSISQPTPAKDLREALTRLEQMANKPEIVGCPFLRIASEFPDPAHPFHSRAIEHQNKIVDYLTALLEPFKIDKRAAAAAILSIIDGALSLRMLYGNSRVVRILSPAEAVLRTFQSSRPQRRR from the coding sequence ATGGAAAAATCTGATTCGCGAGAGAGAATCCTCGCGGTAGCCGACGGCCTCTTTTACTCCGAGGGTGTTCGCGCAACCGGCACCGAGAAGATCATGTCCATCGCTGAAGTCGCAAAAGCGACCTTTTATAGGCACTTCGAAAGCAAGGATGCTCTCGTGCTCGCATACCTTGAAAAGCGCGATCAAGATTTTTGGGACTCTATCTCTCAACCCACTCCGGCAAAAGATCTGCGCGAGGCTCTCACTCGATTGGAACAAATGGCGAATAAGCCGGAAATCGTCGGTTGTCCGTTCCTTCGGATTGCTTCAGAGTTCCCTGATCCGGCCCATCCATTCCATAGCCGCGCCATCGAGCACCAGAACAAAATTGTTGACTATTTAACTGCTCTGCTCGAACCCTTCAAAATCGACAAACGAGCGGCGGCAGCGGCGATACTGAGCATCATCGACGGCGCCCTCTCCCTCCGAATGCTCTATGGAAATTCCAGGGTGGTCCGGATTCTCTCGCCCGCCGAAGCAGTCCTCCGCACCTTTCAGAGTTCGCGCCCTCAACGCCGCAGATGA
- a CDS encoding phosphatidylinositol-specific phospholipase C1-like protein, whose amino-acid sequence MTVPGKSEKALRQMRAIALCLAAVVPGMARTAMAQTDAQVRINQIQVIGTHNSYHAGFGPSATKLWKKMNPRAYAALNYRHPKLAVQLNAGVRQIEIDVFADPKGGMYAHPYGKTLIAQAGLPADPPFDPHHVMEKPGFKVLHVQDVDYRSNCEPFTECLKEVRRWSHQHPRHLPVFILVETKEHKLKHVGFPTVTPLPFTTDVLNNLDRAILSVFPRREIITPDDVRGSYATLNEAVKADNWPTLAKARGKVVFLLDQKSVGPAYLAGHPSLRGRVLFTNATPGQPDAAFIEQNSASASQINALVKQGYLIRTRTDEPGKQAPADDTSRRDEVLSSGAQILSTDYPASEKAASGYEVELPGNEAARCNPVLKPKGCISSDLPGTRSAH is encoded by the coding sequence ATGACTGTGCCAGGGAAATCAGAAAAAGCACTTCGCCAGATGCGCGCCATCGCGCTCTGTCTTGCCGCCGTGGTGCCCGGAATGGCGCGCACAGCGATGGCGCAGACAGACGCACAGGTCCGCATCAACCAGATCCAGGTGATTGGCACGCACAACAGCTACCATGCCGGCTTCGGGCCCAGCGCGACCAAGCTGTGGAAGAAGATGAATCCGCGCGCCTACGCCGCTCTCAACTATCGCCACCCAAAGCTGGCAGTACAACTGAACGCAGGAGTGCGGCAGATTGAAATCGACGTCTTCGCCGACCCCAAGGGCGGAATGTACGCGCATCCTTACGGAAAAACGCTCATTGCGCAGGCAGGACTGCCCGCGGATCCGCCCTTCGATCCCCACCACGTGATGGAAAAGCCGGGATTCAAAGTGCTGCACGTGCAAGACGTGGACTATCGCAGCAACTGCGAGCCGTTTACGGAGTGCCTGAAAGAAGTCCGTCGCTGGTCACACCAGCATCCCCGCCATCTGCCCGTCTTCATCCTTGTGGAGACCAAGGAACATAAGCTGAAGCATGTTGGCTTTCCGACCGTCACCCCGCTCCCCTTCACCACCGATGTGCTGAACAACCTGGACCGGGCGATTCTCTCGGTCTTCCCCCGGCGTGAAATTATTACTCCAGACGATGTTCGCGGCTCGTATGCCACGTTGAATGAGGCGGTGAAAGCGGACAACTGGCCCACCCTTGCAAAGGCGCGCGGTAAGGTAGTCTTTCTGCTTGACCAGAAGAGCGTCGGGCCGGCCTACCTGGCAGGACATCCTTCACTGCGCGGTCGCGTGCTCTTTACCAATGCCACGCCCGGCCAGCCGGACGCCGCATTCATTGAACAGAACAGTGCATCTGCCTCGCAAATCAATGCCCTCGTCAAACAGGGATACCTGATTCGCACTCGAACCGATGAACCGGGCAAGCAGGCTCCAGCCGACGATACCTCGCGGCGCGACGAAGTACTTTCCAGTGGCGCCCAGATCCTCAGCACGGACTATCCGGCCTCGGAAAAGGCCGCGAGCGGCTACGAGGTAGAACTGCCGGGCAATGAAGCCGCCCGCTGCAATCCTGTTCTGAAGCCGAAGGGATGCATCAGTTCTGATCTCCCCGGCACCCGATCAGCTCATTAG
- a CDS encoding alkene reductase translates to MVKLFESVQLGSLVLANRIFMAPLTRNRATADGVPGELAATYYSQRASAGLIVTEATQISPMGKGYLNTPGIHSTEQVRAWSRIVESVHQRGGRVFLQLWHVGRISHTSLLPGNAQPVAPSAIRANSQTLIATGMVPVSEPVAMTAGEIKETLEDYQRAAIHAKEAGFDGVEIHAANGYLIDQFLKTGSNQRTDEFGGSASNRARFLNETVERILKVWDSKHVGVRISPTGGFNDMRDDNPRETFSVALDRLGNYGLGYLHVVETAQNSKGSSDEDLAMSAYLRTLWRGLYVVNGGYDGPRGEDALRTGRADAVSYGRAFLANPDLPRRLQLGTALNEADPTTFYGGSAEGYTTYPALS, encoded by the coding sequence ATGGTGAAACTCTTCGAATCTGTTCAGCTCGGATCTCTGGTCCTGGCAAATCGCATCTTCATGGCGCCGCTCACGCGCAACCGCGCAACGGCTGACGGGGTCCCGGGCGAACTCGCAGCAACTTATTACTCGCAGCGCGCTTCGGCCGGACTCATCGTAACTGAGGCGACGCAGATCTCGCCCATGGGCAAGGGTTACCTCAACACTCCAGGAATTCATTCCACTGAACAGGTGCGGGCATGGAGCCGCATCGTGGAATCCGTTCATCAACGGGGAGGCCGGGTCTTTCTGCAGCTATGGCATGTCGGTCGAATCTCTCATACATCCTTGCTGCCCGGCAACGCGCAACCCGTGGCTCCTTCCGCAATCCGGGCTAATAGCCAGACACTCATTGCCACAGGCATGGTGCCGGTTTCAGAGCCGGTTGCCATGACGGCTGGCGAGATCAAAGAGACCCTTGAGGATTATCAGCGGGCCGCCATCCACGCAAAGGAAGCAGGATTTGACGGCGTCGAGATTCATGCGGCCAACGGATATCTGATCGATCAGTTTCTCAAGACAGGATCAAATCAGCGAACAGACGAATTTGGAGGGAGTGCGTCGAATCGAGCTCGCTTTCTTAATGAAACAGTCGAGAGGATCCTCAAAGTCTGGGATAGCAAGCACGTGGGCGTGCGAATCTCGCCGACGGGCGGATTCAACGACATGAGAGATGACAACCCGCGCGAAACCTTCTCTGTTGCGCTCGATAGACTCGGCAACTATGGACTCGGGTACCTTCATGTGGTTGAAACCGCGCAGAATAGCAAAGGCAGCAGCGACGAGGATCTTGCCATGTCAGCTTATCTCAGAACACTTTGGAGAGGTCTGTACGTGGTGAACGGCGGATATGACGGGCCCCGCGGGGAGGACGCTTTACGAACAGGGCGTGCCGATGCTGTCTCCTACGGTCGAGCATTTCTGGCCAACCCGGATTTGCCGCGCCGGCTGCAACTCGGAACCGCTCTGAATGAAGCCGATCCAACGACTTTCTACGGAGGAAGCGCTGAAGGCTATACCACCTATCCCGCACTTTCCTGA
- a CDS encoding SDR family oxidoreductase, translated as MAKVVLITGANKGIGFEVSRQLGRAGFTVLLGARDASRGRQAADKLIAEGLDVRYVAADLNRASESSAALARQIREEFGRLDVLINNAAIFDREDGHASDVSIETLQRTFETNFFGTVAFTQPLLPLLRAAENARIVNVSSGLGSLSINGDPNSPFYDTKVLAYNASKAALNMFTVDLAYDLRDTRIKVNSACPGYTATDMNNHTGHQTIEEGAVAIVRLAQLPEDGPTGSFIHKDGTYAW; from the coding sequence ATGGCAAAGGTTGTTTTGATCACAGGGGCTAACAAGGGCATTGGTTTCGAAGTGAGCCGCCAACTAGGACGCGCGGGCTTTACGGTGTTGCTGGGGGCGCGCGATGCATCCCGAGGGCGGCAGGCTGCTGACAAACTTATCGCTGAAGGCCTGGACGTCCGTTATGTTGCCGCGGACTTGAATCGCGCATCGGAGAGCAGCGCCGCACTTGCCAGGCAGATCAGAGAAGAGTTCGGGCGGCTGGATGTGCTCATTAACAATGCAGCCATCTTCGACCGGGAAGATGGCCACGCCAGCGATGTCAGCATCGAGACGCTGCAACGCACCTTCGAAACAAACTTCTTCGGCACCGTGGCATTTACGCAGCCTTTGTTGCCCTTGCTGCGCGCTGCGGAGAATGCCCGCATTGTGAACGTATCCAGCGGACTCGGCTCGCTTTCCATCAACGGAGACCCGAACTCGCCGTTTTACGATACGAAGGTGCTGGCTTATAACGCATCCAAGGCCGCCCTGAATATGTTCACCGTGGACCTTGCGTATGATTTGCGCGATACCAGAATCAAGGTCAATTCTGCCTGCCCCGGTTACACTGCAACCGACATGAACAACCACACCGGCCACCAGACGATCGAGGAAGGCGCGGTCGCAATTGTCCGCCTCGCGCAACTGCCCGAAGACGGCCCGACCGGAAGCTTCATTCACAAGGACGGGACCTACGCCTGGTAA